Proteins from a genomic interval of Arvicanthis niloticus isolate mArvNil1 chromosome 26, mArvNil1.pat.X, whole genome shotgun sequence:
- the Lingo1 gene encoding leucine-rich repeat and immunoglobulin-like domain-containing nogo receptor-interacting protein 1 isoform X1, whose protein sequence is MQVSERMLAGGMRSMPSPLLACWQPILLLVLGSVLSGSATGCPPRCECSAQDRAVLCHRKRFVAVPEGIPTETRLLDLGKNRIKTLNQDEFASFPHLEELELNENIVSAVEPGAFNNLFNLRTLGLRSNRLKLIPLGVFTGLSNLTKLDISENKIVILLDYMFQDLYNLKSLEVGDNDLVYISHRAFSGLNSLEQLTLEKCNLTSIPTEALSHLHGLIVLRLRHLNINAIRDYSFKRLYRLKVLEISHWPYLDTMTPNCLYGLNLTSLSITHCNLTAVPYLAVRHLVYLRFLNLSYNPIGTIEGSMLHELLRLQEIQLVGGQLAVVEPYAFRGLNYLRVLNVSGNQLTTLEESAFHSVGNLETLILDSNPLACDCRLLWVFRRRWRLNFNRQQPTCATPEFVQGKEFKDFPDVLLPNYFTCRRAHIRDRKAQQVFVDEGHTVQFVCRADGDPPPAILWLSPRKHLVSAKSNGRLTVFPDGTLEVRYAQVQDNGTYLCIATNAGGNDSMPAHLHVRSYSPDWPHQPNKTFAFISNQPGEGEANSTRATVPFPFDIKTLIIATTMGFISFLGVVLFCLVLLFLWSRGKGNTKHNIEIEYVPRKSDAGISSADAPRKFNMKMI, encoded by the coding sequence GTGAGCGAGAGGATGCTGGCAGGGGGTATGAGAAGCATGCCCAGCCCCCTCCTGGCCTGCTGGCAGCCCATCCTCCTTCTGGTACTGGGCTCTGTGCTGTCAGGCTCTGCCACAGGCTGCCCGCCCCGCTGCGAGTGCTCAGCGCAGGACCGAGCCGTGCTCTGCCACCGCAAGCGCTTTGTGGCGGTGCCCGAGGGCATCCCCACCGAGACTCGCCTGCTGGACCTGGGCAAAAACCGCATCAAGACACTCAACCAGGACGAGTTTGCCAGCTTCCCACACCTGGAGGAGCTAGAACTCAACGAGAACATCGTGAGCGCCGTGGAACCGGGCGCCTTCAACAACCTCTTCAACCTGAGGACGCTGGGGCTTCGCAGCAACCGCCTGAAGCTCATCCCGCTGGGCGTCTTCACCGGCCTCAGCAACTTGACCAAGCTGGACATCAGTGAGAACAAGATTGTCATCCTGCTAGACTACATGTTCCAAGACCTATACAACCTCAAGTCGCTGGAGGTCGGCGACAACGACCTCGTCTATATCTCCCATCGGGCCTTCAGCGGCCTCAACAGCCTGGAACAGCTGACGCTGGAGAAATGCAATCTGACCTCCATCCCCACCGAGGCGCTCTCCCACCTGCATGGCCTCATCGTCCTGCGGCTACGACATCTCAACATCAATGCCATCAGGGACTACTCCTTCAAGAGGCTGTACCGACTCAAGGTCTTAGAGATCTCCCACTGGCCCTACCTGGACACCATGACCCCCAACTGCCTCTATGGCCTCAACCTGACATCCCTATCCATCACACACTGCAACCTGACAGCCGTGCCCTATCTGGCAGTGCGCCACCTGGTCTATCTCCGTTTCCTCAACCTTTCCTACAACCCCATCGGTACAATCGAGGGCTCGATGCTGCATGAGCTGCTGCGGTTGCAAGAGATCCAGCTGGTGGGCGGGCAGCTAGCCGTGGTGGAGCCTTACGCCTTTCGTGGGCTCAACTACCTGCGTGTGCTCAATGTCTCTGGCAACCAGCTGACCACCCTGGAGGAGTCAGCCTTCCACTCGGTGGGCAACCTGGAGACGCTCATCCTGGACTCCAACCCACTGGCCTGTGACTGCCGGCTGCTGTGGGTGTTCCGGCGCCGCTGGCGGCTCAACTTCAACCGGCAGCAGCCCACCTGCGCCACTCCTGAGTTCGTCCAGGGCAAGGAGTTCAAGGACTTTCCGGATGTGCTCCTACCCAACTACTTCACCTGCCGCCGGGCCCACATCCGGGACCGCAAGGCACAGCAGGTGTTTGTAGATGAGGGCCACACGGTGCAGTTTGTATGCCGGGCAGATGGGGACCCTCCACCAGCTATCCTTTGGCTCTCACCCCGCAAGCACTTGGTCTCGGCCAAGAGCAATGGGCGGCTCACAGTCTTCCCTGATGGCACGCTGGAGGTGCGCTACGCCCAGGTACAGGACAACGGCACGTACCTGTGCATCGCAACCAATGCTGGCGGCAACGACTCCATGCCCGCCCACTTGCATGTGCGCAGCTACTCGCCTGACTGGCCCCATCAACCCAACAAGACCTTCGCCTTCATCTCCAACCAGCCGGGCGAGGGAGAGGCCAACAGCACTCGCGCCACTGTGCCTTTCCCCTTCGACATCAAGACGCTCATCATCGCCACCACCATGGGCTTCATCTCCTTCCTGGGCGTTGTCCTGTTCTGCCTGGTGCTGCTGTTTCTCTGGAGCCGGGGCAAAGGCAACACAAAGCACAACATCGAAATTGAGTATGTGCCCCGGAAATCGGACGCAGGCATCAGCTCAGCTGATGCACCCCGCAAGTTCAACATGAAGATGATATGA
- the Lingo1 gene encoding leucine-rich repeat and immunoglobulin-like domain-containing nogo receptor-interacting protein 1 isoform X2, whose translation MLAGGMRSMPSPLLACWQPILLLVLGSVLSGSATGCPPRCECSAQDRAVLCHRKRFVAVPEGIPTETRLLDLGKNRIKTLNQDEFASFPHLEELELNENIVSAVEPGAFNNLFNLRTLGLRSNRLKLIPLGVFTGLSNLTKLDISENKIVILLDYMFQDLYNLKSLEVGDNDLVYISHRAFSGLNSLEQLTLEKCNLTSIPTEALSHLHGLIVLRLRHLNINAIRDYSFKRLYRLKVLEISHWPYLDTMTPNCLYGLNLTSLSITHCNLTAVPYLAVRHLVYLRFLNLSYNPIGTIEGSMLHELLRLQEIQLVGGQLAVVEPYAFRGLNYLRVLNVSGNQLTTLEESAFHSVGNLETLILDSNPLACDCRLLWVFRRRWRLNFNRQQPTCATPEFVQGKEFKDFPDVLLPNYFTCRRAHIRDRKAQQVFVDEGHTVQFVCRADGDPPPAILWLSPRKHLVSAKSNGRLTVFPDGTLEVRYAQVQDNGTYLCIATNAGGNDSMPAHLHVRSYSPDWPHQPNKTFAFISNQPGEGEANSTRATVPFPFDIKTLIIATTMGFISFLGVVLFCLVLLFLWSRGKGNTKHNIEIEYVPRKSDAGISSADAPRKFNMKMI comes from the coding sequence ATGCTGGCAGGGGGTATGAGAAGCATGCCCAGCCCCCTCCTGGCCTGCTGGCAGCCCATCCTCCTTCTGGTACTGGGCTCTGTGCTGTCAGGCTCTGCCACAGGCTGCCCGCCCCGCTGCGAGTGCTCAGCGCAGGACCGAGCCGTGCTCTGCCACCGCAAGCGCTTTGTGGCGGTGCCCGAGGGCATCCCCACCGAGACTCGCCTGCTGGACCTGGGCAAAAACCGCATCAAGACACTCAACCAGGACGAGTTTGCCAGCTTCCCACACCTGGAGGAGCTAGAACTCAACGAGAACATCGTGAGCGCCGTGGAACCGGGCGCCTTCAACAACCTCTTCAACCTGAGGACGCTGGGGCTTCGCAGCAACCGCCTGAAGCTCATCCCGCTGGGCGTCTTCACCGGCCTCAGCAACTTGACCAAGCTGGACATCAGTGAGAACAAGATTGTCATCCTGCTAGACTACATGTTCCAAGACCTATACAACCTCAAGTCGCTGGAGGTCGGCGACAACGACCTCGTCTATATCTCCCATCGGGCCTTCAGCGGCCTCAACAGCCTGGAACAGCTGACGCTGGAGAAATGCAATCTGACCTCCATCCCCACCGAGGCGCTCTCCCACCTGCATGGCCTCATCGTCCTGCGGCTACGACATCTCAACATCAATGCCATCAGGGACTACTCCTTCAAGAGGCTGTACCGACTCAAGGTCTTAGAGATCTCCCACTGGCCCTACCTGGACACCATGACCCCCAACTGCCTCTATGGCCTCAACCTGACATCCCTATCCATCACACACTGCAACCTGACAGCCGTGCCCTATCTGGCAGTGCGCCACCTGGTCTATCTCCGTTTCCTCAACCTTTCCTACAACCCCATCGGTACAATCGAGGGCTCGATGCTGCATGAGCTGCTGCGGTTGCAAGAGATCCAGCTGGTGGGCGGGCAGCTAGCCGTGGTGGAGCCTTACGCCTTTCGTGGGCTCAACTACCTGCGTGTGCTCAATGTCTCTGGCAACCAGCTGACCACCCTGGAGGAGTCAGCCTTCCACTCGGTGGGCAACCTGGAGACGCTCATCCTGGACTCCAACCCACTGGCCTGTGACTGCCGGCTGCTGTGGGTGTTCCGGCGCCGCTGGCGGCTCAACTTCAACCGGCAGCAGCCCACCTGCGCCACTCCTGAGTTCGTCCAGGGCAAGGAGTTCAAGGACTTTCCGGATGTGCTCCTACCCAACTACTTCACCTGCCGCCGGGCCCACATCCGGGACCGCAAGGCACAGCAGGTGTTTGTAGATGAGGGCCACACGGTGCAGTTTGTATGCCGGGCAGATGGGGACCCTCCACCAGCTATCCTTTGGCTCTCACCCCGCAAGCACTTGGTCTCGGCCAAGAGCAATGGGCGGCTCACAGTCTTCCCTGATGGCACGCTGGAGGTGCGCTACGCCCAGGTACAGGACAACGGCACGTACCTGTGCATCGCAACCAATGCTGGCGGCAACGACTCCATGCCCGCCCACTTGCATGTGCGCAGCTACTCGCCTGACTGGCCCCATCAACCCAACAAGACCTTCGCCTTCATCTCCAACCAGCCGGGCGAGGGAGAGGCCAACAGCACTCGCGCCACTGTGCCTTTCCCCTTCGACATCAAGACGCTCATCATCGCCACCACCATGGGCTTCATCTCCTTCCTGGGCGTTGTCCTGTTCTGCCTGGTGCTGCTGTTTCTCTGGAGCCGGGGCAAAGGCAACACAAAGCACAACATCGAAATTGAGTATGTGCCCCGGAAATCGGACGCAGGCATCAGCTCAGCTGATGCACCCCGCAAGTTCAACATGAAGATGATATGA